The DNA window GCTCGAGGGACCCGGCCAGCAGCGCCTCGCGCGCGGCGGCCAGGCTCAGTACCGGGCGGCCATTGACCTCGACCAGCACGTCGCCCACCTGGAGCCCCGCCGCCTCCGCGGAGCTCCGGGCCACCACGACGCCCACGGCGGGCGGGCCCTCCGACAGACGCGCGACGGCCCCCTCGCCCTGCGCGTCGGGATCCCGCACGAGGAAGCCGAACTCCGCGGCGATGCGGTCCGCGGCGACCGTGTCGGGCATTCGGCCGACCCGCACCGTGACACCGCGGCGCCCGGCGTCGCGCCGCAGCACCGTCAGCGGCACCGTCTCCCCGTCCGTGGTCGACGCGATGAGCCGCTGGAGCGTCCGTGTGTCGACCACCGGCCTGTCGCGGAACGCCACGACGAGGTCGCCGTTCTTGAGCCCCGAGGCCTCGGCGGGCGTCTCCTTCATCACCTCGACGATGAACACGCCGAACCCCTCTCGCAGCCCGTACTTCTGCGAGATCTCCTCCATCTCCTGCTCCGACAGGTCCCGGATGCGCACGCCGAGCCATCCCCAGGCCGCCCGCGCCGGATCGGCCGCCGCCATCGGCGCAAGCAGCAGCAGCGCCAGCATCACGAAGCCCTTCATCACCGGTCACCGGTCAACTGAATGTAGAGGTCGTCGAGGGCCTCCGCCAGCCGCGAGAGCCGCCGCTTCACGTCCAGCTCTTCGAGCAGCGCCTGTCTCACGTCCGCCTCGGGGATGACGGCTGAGGCGATCCGGTCGCACACCGCTCCCGGCGGAGCGCCGGCAAGCGATTCCTCCATCCCGGCCGTGGGCCGCTTGACCGCGCGCAAGATGCCCAGGC is part of the Candidatus Methylomirabilota bacterium genome and encodes:
- a CDS encoding PDZ domain-containing protein, translated to MKGFVMLALLLLAPMAAADPARAAWGWLGVRIRDLSEQEMEEISQKYGLREGFGVFIVEVMKETPAEASGLKNGDLVVAFRDRPVVDTRTLQRLIASTTDGETVPLTVLRRDAGRRGVTVRVGRMPDTVAADRIAAEFGFLVRDPDAQGEGAVARLSEGPPAVGVVVARSSAEAAGLQVGDVLVEVNGRPVLSLAAAREALLAGSLERPLPLVVRRDSERVPLLLKTPSPSR